In Xylanibacter ruminicola 23, a single genomic region encodes these proteins:
- a CDS encoding sialate O-acetylesterase, with product MKKIIFFCATLFCLSVADAKVTMPKLFQSGMVVQRGKLIPVWGHADAGEAVTVRFNKKVYQTTADADGRWRVDLPKMKAGGPYQLTVNDQTIDNILVGDVWLLSGQSNIDVTIERVYPQYTQEIDNYENNEIRLFRVQNETSTHGVKEDIRHTNINWKPVNKQNAWLFSAAGYFLGKRMFQTNKVPQGIIVNSWGGTPIEAWISEDSLKADYPMLIKKLQMYQNDNYVRAQMQANGAANQQWESILNQTDPGYADVAVDETSWQQIDQNNWTWRGTGSVWLRQHITIDKEHAGKPARLLLGTLFDRDVTYLNGKQIGQTGYQYPPRRYDIPEGMLKEGDNVIAIRFINKFGAVHFIPEKPYMLCFGDDRLSQNPMPKDVQPLSQLWKMKVGAEMPQCPSSDVSLQNLPTTLYNAVLYPLAPYAINGVVWYQGESNTGNPAPYADHLKKLMGSWRDRWNDLQMPFVIVQLANYDGRQQTGFPRPITPQTEPVNSGWAQLREAQRVVAKADAKAELAVINDLGETVDIHPLRKKEVAERIGLCFDKLLYNNKVKLSPEVVSTQVSDAAIQLTLDQPIQEGDLYTFEVCNNGNNTYQNVPAVGKGNVITLLVPQASQASALKIRYAWKDDPKQANVRSLSGLPMSSFELSINN from the coding sequence ATGAAGAAAATTATATTTTTTTGCGCAACACTATTTTGTTTGTCAGTTGCCGATGCAAAAGTAACCATGCCTAAACTGTTCCAGTCGGGTATGGTGGTGCAACGTGGCAAACTCATACCTGTTTGGGGCCATGCCGATGCCGGCGAAGCCGTAACCGTACGCTTCAACAAGAAGGTGTATCAAACTACCGCCGATGCCGATGGCCGATGGCGTGTTGACCTGCCTAAGATGAAAGCAGGTGGCCCTTATCAGTTAACGGTCAACGATCAAACGATTGATAATATTCTGGTGGGTGATGTATGGCTGCTCTCTGGTCAGTCGAACATTGATGTAACCATCGAGCGTGTTTATCCGCAGTACACTCAGGAGATTGATAACTACGAGAATAATGAAATCCGCTTGTTCCGTGTGCAGAACGAAACCAGCACCCATGGTGTAAAGGAGGATATCCGCCATACTAACATCAACTGGAAACCTGTGAACAAGCAGAATGCCTGGTTGTTCTCGGCTGCCGGCTATTTCTTGGGTAAGCGCATGTTCCAGACCAACAAGGTGCCTCAGGGCATTATTGTTAACAGCTGGGGCGGCACACCCATCGAGGCTTGGATTAGCGAGGATTCGCTGAAGGCCGACTATCCCATGCTGATTAAAAAGCTGCAGATGTATCAGAACGATAATTATGTACGCGCACAAATGCAGGCCAATGGCGCTGCCAACCAGCAGTGGGAAAGCATTCTGAACCAGACCGACCCAGGTTATGCCGATGTGGCTGTAGATGAAACCTCATGGCAGCAGATTGATCAGAACAACTGGACCTGGCGCGGCACAGGTAGCGTTTGGCTCCGACAGCATATCACGATTGATAAGGAACACGCAGGAAAACCTGCCCGCCTGTTGTTGGGTACCCTGTTTGATCGCGATGTAACCTATCTGAACGGCAAGCAGATTGGACAAACGGGTTATCAGTATCCCCCACGCCGCTATGATATCCCCGAGGGTATGCTGAAAGAGGGCGATAATGTAATTGCCATCCGTTTTATCAATAAGTTCGGCGCTGTACATTTCATTCCCGAAAAGCCTTACATGTTGTGTTTTGGCGACGACCGCCTGTCGCAGAACCCCATGCCCAAGGATGTGCAGCCACTCAGTCAGCTGTGGAAGATGAAGGTGGGTGCCGAAATGCCCCAGTGCCCCAGCAGCGACGTATCGTTACAGAACCTGCCCACCACACTGTATAATGCCGTGCTGTATCCATTGGCACCTTATGCCATCAATGGCGTGGTATGGTATCAGGGCGAGTCGAATACTGGCAATCCTGCCCCCTATGCCGACCATCTGAAAAAGCTGATGGGTAGCTGGCGCGATCGCTGGAACGACCTGCAGATGCCGTTCGTGATTGTGCAGTTGGCCAACTACGACGGTCGCCAGCAGACAGGCTTCCCACGTCCCATCACCCCACAGACAGAGCCTGTAAACAGCGGTTGGGCACAGTTGCGCGAGGCTCAGCGTGTAGTGGCTAAGGCCGATGCCAAAGCCGAACTGGCTGTGATTAACGACCTGGGTGAGACGGTTGACATCCATCCCCTTCGTAAAAAAGAGGTGGCCGAGCGTATCGGCTTGTGTTTTGATAAGCTCTTATATAATAATAAGGTGAAGCTGTCGCCCGAGGTGGTATCTACCCAGGTGAGTGATGCAGCTATCCAGCTCACACTCGACCAGCCCATACAGGAAGGCGACCTCTATACATTCGAGGTTTGCAACAATGGTAACAATACATACCAGAATGTGCCTGCTGTCGGCAAGGGTAATGTGATAACCCTTCTCGTACCTCAAGCTTCGCAAGCATCAGCCTTGAAAATCCGCTATGCCTGGAAGGACGATCCCAAGCAGGCCAACGTTCGCTCGCTGAGCGGACTGCCCATGAGTTCATTCGAATTATCAATTAATAACTAA